One genomic segment of Pseudoalteromonas sp. GCY includes these proteins:
- a CDS encoding IS3 family transposase (programmed frameshift) — MTKLKRATYSAAIKLETAQLVVDQGYTQEDAAKAMGVGKSTVSKWVTQLKQERNGQSPLASPMTPEQIEIRELKKQIQRIELEKDIFKKGYRSLDVRLPEQFSLIEKLNQRERYPISVLCSVFNVHRSSYKYWAIRDTTPTPEQIRLEAEVKAIHAMSGGSAGARTIAAIATNNDFELSRYRAAKLMVKLKLESCQVPQHQYKRGGNEHLEIPNLLDRQFDVVEPNTVWCGDVTYIWTGNRWAYLAVVVDLFARKVVGWAMSLSPDTNLTLKALELAYESRGKPSGLMFHSDQGSHYTSLKYRQRLWRYKITQSMSRRGNCWDNAPMERFFRSFKTEWMPKVGYENFKDAKYGVSDYINGYYNNVRPHHYNAGLAPNESEVRYQDSKTVAKIS; from the exons ATGACGAAATTAAAACGCGCAACGTATTCTGCTGCAATCAAATTAGAAACAGCTCAGCTTGTAGTTGATCAAGGCTACACGCAAGAAGATGCAGCCAAAGCTATGGGGGTTGGTAAATCAACTGTAAGTAAGTGGGTAACTCAATTAAAGCAAGAACGGAATGGCCAGTCCCCATTAGCTTCACCAATGACACCCGAACAAATTGAAATCCGCGAACTTAAAAAGCAAATCCAACGTATTGAATTAGAAAAGGATATAT TTAAAAAAGGCTACCGCTCTCTTGATGTCAGACTCCCTGAACAATTCTCGTTAATTGAGAAATTAAATCAACGAGAGCGTTACCCAATTAGCGTGTTGTGTAGCGTATTCAATGTGCATCGCAGCAGCTATAAATATTGGGCCATACGGGATACAACGCCAACACCAGAGCAAATAAGGCTAGAAGCTGAAGTTAAAGCCATACATGCAATGAGCGGCGGTTCAGCTGGGGCACGGACAATCGCAGCAATCGCAACGAATAACGATTTTGAATTAAGCCGTTATCGCGCCGCTAAGCTAATGGTTAAACTAAAACTAGAGAGCTGCCAAGTACCACAACATCAATATAAAAGGGGTGGTAATGAGCATCTTGAAATCCCAAATTTGCTAGATAGGCAGTTTGATGTTGTTGAGCCGAATACGGTGTGGTGCGGTGATGTGACGTATATTTGGACAGGCAATCGCTGGGCCTATTTAGCGGTCGTTGTTGATTTATTTGCACGTAAAGTCGTTGGTTGGGCAATGTCGTTGTCGCCAGATACTAACTTAACGCTAAAAGCGCTTGAACTCGCGTATGAAAGCAGAGGTAAACCAAGTGGATTGATGTTTCACTCAGACCAAGGAAGCCATTATACAAGCTTGAAGTACCGCCAACGTTTATGGCGCTATAAAATTACACAAAGTATGAGCAGGCGCGGAAATTGTTGGGATAATGCGCCAATGGAGCGATTTTTTAGAAGCTTTAAAACGGAGTGGATGCCAAAGGTTGGATACGAAAACTTTAAAGATGCTAAATATGGTGTGAGTGATTATATCAACGGATATTATAACAACGTTAGGCCTCATCATTATAATGCTGGTTTAGCGCCAAATGAATCTGAGGTTAGATACCAAGATTCTAAAACTGTGGCCAAAATTAGTTGA
- a CDS encoding AAA family ATPase, which produces MEINTNLIERIGKVDEELWQLENTRQINFFIGPNNSGKSRKLRELFTGARESWTYDISELNIRYVADELLDYLEKSSTAHTPFTLKYIHLGKLKHCLQKIKSQPNNFETLIATVYSESRHNSAYTRRVDEEEFRSNFIKWVDTRFALSVEKFTVEYQTRNWPKVYIPTLRSLRQVAEEDIFEARTAKDYFSTSSKGGEIFTGHSLYEDLKEHLLGSHDKRQKVRDFERYLSENFFFGNDISLVPMVDKDVVYVKEGDDEDRPIYDLGDGIQSIIILTFKVFMAEEPTMFFIEEPEHYLHAGLQRTLIETFAKHKEHMFFMTTHSNHFLDLAQERDDVSIQRVSRINGETKVQPALELSDVLSELGVRASSVLLANCSIWVEGVTDKLYLRTYLKKYIEELDDKDRANKLKSLHENLHYVFTEYQGSNITHWDFSSDKSGSDAQTPAKKLSQNILLIADADIDGKGDRVKALESSLGDNFLLLEWKEIENYIPFNPFVEM; this is translated from the coding sequence ATGGAAATCAATACAAATTTAATAGAGAGAATCGGAAAAGTTGATGAAGAGCTTTGGCAACTGGAAAATACCCGTCAAATTAACTTCTTTATTGGTCCTAACAACTCAGGTAAAAGCCGAAAACTGAGAGAGCTTTTTACAGGAGCTCGAGAAAGTTGGACTTACGATATCTCAGAACTAAACATAAGGTATGTAGCCGATGAGCTTTTAGACTACTTAGAAAAATCTTCTACAGCTCATACGCCATTTACTCTCAAGTATATTCATTTAGGCAAGTTAAAACATTGCCTTCAAAAGATTAAAAGCCAGCCAAATAATTTTGAGACTTTGATTGCTACTGTGTATTCAGAATCAAGGCATAATTCAGCCTATACACGAAGAGTTGATGAAGAGGAATTTCGATCAAATTTCATCAAGTGGGTTGACACACGTTTTGCTTTGTCAGTGGAAAAATTCACAGTTGAATATCAAACCAGAAACTGGCCTAAAGTTTATATACCGACATTACGAAGCTTGAGGCAAGTAGCAGAGGAGGACATCTTTGAGGCTCGAACCGCTAAAGATTATTTTTCAACATCATCTAAAGGTGGAGAGATATTTACGGGGCATAGTTTGTATGAGGATTTGAAGGAGCATTTGCTAGGTTCTCATGACAAACGACAAAAAGTACGTGATTTCGAAAGATACCTTTCTGAAAACTTCTTTTTCGGTAACGACATATCGCTCGTACCTATGGTCGATAAGGATGTTGTTTATGTTAAAGAGGGTGATGATGAAGATAGACCAATCTACGATTTAGGCGATGGTATACAGTCGATAATCATCTTGACGTTTAAAGTGTTTATGGCCGAAGAACCGACTATGTTCTTTATAGAGGAACCTGAACATTATCTTCATGCCGGATTGCAGCGCACATTGATAGAAACATTTGCTAAGCACAAAGAGCATATGTTTTTTATGACTACTCATTCAAATCACTTTTTAGACTTAGCTCAGGAGCGTGATGATGTTTCAATACAGCGAGTTTCACGCATCAACGGAGAAACGAAAGTTCAACCAGCATTGGAATTAAGTGATGTACTGTCAGAGTTGGGAGTGCGAGCTTCCTCCGTGCTATTAGCTAATTGCTCAATTTGGGTTGAAGGCGTTACAGATAAGCTTTATTTGCGAACATACCTTAAAAAATATATTGAAGAGCTTGACGATAAGGACCGAGCTAACAAGTTAAAAAGTTTGCATGAGAACCTGCACTATGTGTTTACCGAATATCAGGGAAGCAATATTACTCACTGGGATTTTAGCTCAGATAAGAGTGGAAGTGATGCACAAACACCAGCAAAAAAGTTATCGCAAAATATACTGTTAATCGCTGACGCTGATATTGATGGCAAAGGTGATAGAGTTAAAGCACTTGAGTCTAGCTTAGGCGACAATTTCCTTTTATTAGAATGGAAAGAAATTGAAAACTATATACCGTTTAACCCATTTGTAGAAATGTAG
- a CDS encoding helix-turn-helix domain-containing protein: MESPTPLRLKEARKAAGYTQQQLGIALGMEPNTASARMNQYEKGKHAPDFTTMKRIADELGVPVAYFYCEDNTLAELIHALGKLTEEEQKELLKALGSKK; encoded by the coding sequence ATGGAATCACCAACGCCCTTACGCCTAAAAGAAGCCCGAAAAGCCGCTGGGTACACGCAACAGCAGCTAGGTATTGCTTTAGGTATGGAGCCCAACACGGCCAGCGCAAGAATGAACCAGTACGAAAAAGGTAAGCATGCACCAGACTTTACAACCATGAAGCGAATCGCTGATGAGTTAGGCGTGCCGGTTGCTTATTTTTATTGTGAAGATAATACTTTAGCTGAGTTAATACATGCACTCGGTAAACTTACAGAAGAAGAACAAAAAGAGTTACTCAAAGCTTTAGGTTCTAAAAAATAA
- a CDS encoding ATP-binding protein, with protein sequence MTNLANLSHIDFEELCIDIIQKETQERFSSFGPGADGGIDGRHSKGDNLTIIQCKHYIRSNSSDLIRAAAKELPKIHKLGANKYIFLTSYSLTPALSDRLQGLFSPYIENVEIWGAEDIQSALRKNPDILKSHIKLWLTDSAILDKILHSGLESFTAITKEEIIEESKVYVVNPSYDDASTILNDKNTLVISGPPGVGKTTLAKMVCYQYLKDGWSFQAINSLEQGYARVHETEPTIFFFDDFLGKIELNRKALVTHESALATFVRKIQRSNNSKFVLTTRSHIYEEARTLSDNIDSQRFELSKFVLNVGLYTRKIKAHILFNHLSISEVSSEHISKLLEDDWLRQIIDHENYNPRVISHMSSENIALPSPQNYPQSILSALENPSLIWEKAFKQLPVNCRHLLITLFFCDEYLGTEIEDLKGCYIPLHRLLSEHYSTQQKPGDFEEAIKVLESGFISISNTKVSFVNPSVQDFLKAHLKNDELIFLVLSSATRVRFVQKVWHHINFLSTQNLLNLKASTFKYESLFPLFLSSPVSLVEQENEYTTYKNYDLYLSDRISLLLNIFFDTSEIKIIDAITSLLLSDNLALDVSRDSRNLPEIHADILEMEDISSQQKIALLNLIENKICHLLSLNMDIEDLVSTIEYLYEFMPESFTSKVQVTINSLISDEILNVKNGHAYLEDLYDVDLYLESFKKITDITKYNTDDIITFLESMAVEMEEAENTTKKSSNVQRSDHMLKSFSDTEMKSLFNSLIK encoded by the coding sequence ATGACAAACCTTGCTAATTTATCACATATTGATTTTGAGGAATTATGCATCGACATCATCCAAAAAGAGACTCAAGAAAGGTTTTCTTCTTTTGGACCAGGAGCTGATGGTGGCATTGATGGCCGACATTCAAAAGGCGATAACTTAACTATTATACAGTGTAAGCATTACATACGCTCAAACTCGTCCGACCTAATAAGAGCCGCAGCAAAAGAGTTACCAAAAATCCATAAATTGGGAGCTAATAAATATATTTTCTTAACCTCATATTCATTGACTCCCGCCCTAAGTGATAGGCTTCAGGGCTTATTTTCTCCATACATTGAGAATGTCGAAATCTGGGGTGCTGAAGATATTCAGAGTGCTCTTAGAAAGAATCCAGATATCCTTAAATCACATATAAAATTATGGCTCACTGACTCAGCAATATTGGACAAGATCCTTCATTCGGGTTTAGAGAGTTTTACCGCTATCACTAAAGAAGAAATTATCGAAGAGTCAAAAGTCTATGTGGTGAACCCAAGCTACGATGATGCATCTACTATTTTAAACGACAAAAATACCCTCGTGATTTCGGGTCCTCCTGGTGTTGGAAAAACGACCTTGGCAAAAATGGTATGTTACCAATACCTTAAAGACGGCTGGTCCTTTCAAGCAATAAACTCTCTAGAACAAGGATATGCGAGAGTTCATGAAACAGAGCCGACAATTTTCTTCTTTGATGACTTTCTTGGCAAAATTGAACTCAATAGGAAAGCCCTAGTTACCCACGAATCAGCTTTAGCAACTTTTGTCAGAAAAATCCAAAGGTCTAACAACTCAAAATTTGTTCTGACCACAAGGTCACATATTTACGAGGAAGCAAGAACTTTATCTGACAACATAGACAGCCAGAGGTTTGAACTATCAAAGTTTGTTCTCAATGTAGGGCTTTATACAAGAAAGATAAAAGCACATATATTATTCAATCATTTATCTATTTCTGAAGTTAGCTCGGAGCATATTTCTAAGCTGTTAGAGGATGATTGGCTACGCCAAATTATCGATCACGAAAACTATAACCCACGTGTTATTTCTCACATGTCTAGTGAGAACATTGCACTACCTTCACCTCAAAACTATCCACAATCAATCTTGTCAGCACTTGAAAATCCGAGCTTAATTTGGGAAAAGGCTTTCAAACAGCTACCTGTTAACTGTCGACATTTATTGATTACGTTATTTTTTTGTGATGAGTACCTCGGAACTGAAATAGAAGATTTAAAAGGTTGTTACATACCACTGCACAGATTGTTATCTGAGCATTATTCCACTCAACAAAAACCAGGTGACTTTGAAGAAGCAATTAAGGTTCTGGAGTCGGGGTTTATTTCAATCTCAAATACTAAAGTAAGTTTTGTAAATCCGTCAGTTCAAGATTTTTTAAAAGCCCACCTAAAAAACGATGAGCTAATATTTCTCGTTTTAAGCAGCGCTACTCGCGTGAGGTTTGTGCAAAAGGTATGGCACCACATTAATTTCCTCTCTACGCAGAACCTACTAAATCTAAAAGCTAGTACGTTTAAGTATGAAAGCTTGTTCCCACTGTTTCTTTCATCACCTGTTTCCTTAGTAGAACAAGAAAATGAGTACACTACCTATAAAAACTATGATCTCTATCTTTCAGATAGAATTAGCCTACTTCTTAATATATTTTTTGACACCTCAGAGATAAAGATCATCGACGCGATCACATCATTATTACTTTCAGACAATCTAGCTCTAGATGTTTCCCGTGACTCTAGAAACCTTCCAGAAATACATGCTGACATATTGGAAATGGAAGATATCAGTAGCCAACAGAAAATAGCGTTACTTAACTTAATTGAGAACAAAATATGCCATTTGTTGAGTTTGAACATGGACATAGAAGATCTCGTATCTACTATCGAGTATTTATATGAATTCATGCCCGAGTCTTTCACCAGTAAAGTCCAAGTAACCATTAATAGTTTAATTTCTGATGAAATACTAAACGTAAAAAACGGCCATGCATACTTGGAAGATCTGTACGATGTAGATCTATACCTTGAAAGTTTCAAAAAAATAACTGATATAACAAAATACAATACAGATGATATCATCACGTTTTTAGAATCTATGGCCGTTGAAATGGAAGAAGCTGAGAATACAACGAAGAAATCATCAAACGTCCAACGCTCGGATCATATGCTCAAGAGCTTTTCTGACACTGAAATGAAGAGCTTGTTTAATAGTCTTATAAAGTGA
- a CDS encoding AAA family ATPase has translation MLRRIRKIEGIGSYHSARAGGIQFSDVNIIYGENRNGKSTLCDIFYSLASNNPELIKDRKAIPSPGIVANAMNVEFQFDDAPISVFSNEAWGPALPADCDLYIFDHNFIHRNVISGTVNNRENSENISNFILGEDSTELFESLKTQKEALATTRTNLKNAKTELETSGITDVVAFVVSTLPSETIEELDAAIAASIAEQESLTIQIGSVTQSKARKNLKEISIGFDIKAISNDINECLATSMEEVHTDAKALVKEHMEHLKVQSGFKGWASSGLTHLNENCPFCGQELEGSSLELINSYKVAFNEVFINFVKDTKEHVTKLLTMQLISIDEQAIYQLHDENKRIIELYPEKSVTEEIEMLTSLIDDMFEVIKSTIEQLIERHDELKPHILKLLNIKLEAAYNSVDVIDFSPLQLAIESFNEAKESYKVVIDSINEKLTEFKDGLDSVVLSRAKENEYTYQKVLENKKLRHTLEATCAIYRTLDSQVKQEQEAYNNNKTMLEDSQEAFLNSYFDEINILFRSLGSRNFNISKKQNNGGKKIVYDLEVSFNETAIPRDKMNCLFSESDRRALALCIYLAKINKLSAEDKAKAILVMDDPVTSFDNERISSILNKLYEISPSIKQLFITTHYRGMAAKAIKKFANTSALKIVKTANGSEFVSTTEAEMTATEHDDAYNEITAFINNETQENKILILRPFLETELRHRYKDQLRASGATMKSDFSFCIDTLRDNGVISESVANEIHSFRTTFNPPMHELMEMSIEDVRNTANDMMDLIYNRM, from the coding sequence ATGTTAAGAAGAATACGAAAAATTGAAGGAATTGGTAGTTATCATAGTGCGCGAGCTGGCGGTATACAATTTTCTGACGTCAATATAATATATGGTGAAAATCGTAATGGTAAGAGTACACTATGCGATATTTTCTATTCCTTAGCTTCAAATAACCCTGAATTAATCAAAGATCGGAAGGCAATACCAAGTCCTGGCATAGTAGCAAATGCTATGAACGTCGAATTTCAATTCGATGACGCACCAATCTCTGTATTTTCAAACGAAGCTTGGGGACCTGCTTTACCTGCGGATTGTGACCTCTACATCTTTGACCATAACTTCATTCATCGAAATGTAATAAGCGGAACCGTCAATAACCGAGAAAATTCAGAAAATATTTCAAATTTTATTTTAGGTGAAGATAGTACCGAACTTTTTGAAAGTCTCAAAACACAAAAAGAAGCTCTAGCCACTACAAGAACAAATTTAAAAAACGCTAAAACGGAGCTTGAAACTAGCGGAATCACAGATGTAGTAGCATTTGTTGTATCCACACTTCCATCAGAAACTATCGAAGAGCTGGATGCAGCAATTGCTGCATCTATTGCTGAGCAAGAATCATTAACAATACAAATTGGCAGTGTCACCCAATCTAAAGCTAGAAAGAATCTAAAAGAGATTTCCATTGGTTTTGATATAAAAGCGATAAGCAATGACATCAATGAATGTTTAGCAACGAGTATGGAAGAAGTTCATACAGATGCGAAAGCCTTAGTGAAAGAGCACATGGAACATCTAAAGGTGCAAAGCGGCTTTAAAGGATGGGCTTCAAGTGGTTTAACTCATTTAAATGAAAACTGCCCGTTTTGTGGCCAAGAGCTTGAAGGGAGTTCATTAGAGCTGATCAATAGCTATAAAGTTGCTTTCAATGAAGTGTTTATCAATTTCGTAAAAGACACCAAAGAACACGTTACTAAACTACTGACTATGCAATTGATTTCTATCGATGAGCAAGCCATTTATCAGCTTCATGATGAAAACAAAAGAATAATCGAATTATACCCTGAAAAATCCGTTACAGAGGAAATAGAGATGTTGACCTCACTTATTGATGATATGTTCGAAGTAATTAAGTCGACTATTGAGCAACTTATCGAGAGGCATGATGAGCTTAAGCCTCACATATTAAAACTGCTAAACATTAAACTCGAAGCAGCATATAACTCTGTCGATGTAATTGACTTTTCACCTCTTCAGTTGGCTATTGAATCATTTAATGAAGCTAAAGAATCATACAAAGTTGTAATTGATTCGATTAACGAGAAGCTAACTGAATTTAAAGATGGCCTTGATTCAGTCGTTTTATCAAGGGCGAAAGAAAATGAATATACATACCAAAAAGTGTTAGAAAATAAAAAGTTGAGACATACATTAGAAGCAACGTGTGCAATTTATAGAACTCTCGACTCTCAAGTTAAACAAGAGCAAGAAGCATATAATAATAACAAAACAATGTTGGAAGATTCCCAAGAAGCATTTTTGAATAGCTACTTTGATGAGATTAACATACTGTTTCGGAGCCTGGGGTCTCGAAACTTCAACATTAGCAAAAAGCAAAACAACGGTGGTAAGAAAATAGTTTATGACCTAGAGGTTAGTTTCAACGAAACAGCAATTCCTAGAGACAAGATGAACTGTTTGTTCAGCGAGTCTGATAGACGCGCTTTAGCATTATGCATCTACTTAGCTAAAATCAACAAGCTTTCAGCCGAGGATAAAGCTAAAGCGATATTAGTTATGGACGACCCCGTGACTAGCTTTGATAATGAGCGAATTTCTAGCATTTTGAATAAACTTTATGAAATTTCGCCATCTATAAAGCAGTTGTTCATAACCACTCATTACAGAGGTATGGCTGCAAAAGCTATAAAAAAGTTTGCAAATACAAGTGCCTTAAAGATAGTTAAAACAGCGAATGGATCGGAATTTGTCTCTACTACAGAAGCGGAGATGACAGCAACAGAACATGATGATGCATATAACGAAATTACAGCGTTTATCAATAATGAAACCCAAGAGAACAAAATCTTAATACTTCGACCATTCTTGGAAACTGAACTACGCCATCGATATAAAGATCAACTGAGAGCTAGTGGAGCAACAATGAAAAGCGATTTTTCATTTTGCATTGACACTCTTCGAGATAATGGTGTTATTTCTGAGTCAGTAGCTAATGAAATCCATTCATTTAGAACAACTTTCAACCCGCCAATGCATGAATTGATGGAAATGAGCATTGAAGACGTGCGCAATACGGCAAATGATATGATGGATTTAATTTATAACCGCATGTAA
- a CDS encoding TniB family NTP-binding protein — MLTEAKKAKLNQFKAVFIEYTIPKTIINDFDKLRLHHDLAGEKPCMMLSGDTGCGKSALIKHYYDNNPPHFADGRRKVPVLLSRIPSNPSIESTLKQLLHDLGQFGAKSSKRLKHGNEIALAESLVEQLKRSGTELIIIDEFQELVENNLGKKRRDIANQFKYINEKAGISIVLVGMPWIDQIADEPQWSSRIFIRRFIPYFKISEKKELQLFIRVLKGFANRLPFSDKPRFEDLDIALSLFAISNGCLRKLKNFLDSALTEALISDAVTLNKQCLSSAFKAWRPELDNVFEMNVNEIQGCEVEQYSTFKPDGPQDEDPFIDPQFCEKVPLVQLLKK; from the coding sequence ATGCTGACCGAAGCTAAAAAGGCAAAACTTAATCAATTCAAAGCGGTGTTTATTGAATACACAATTCCAAAAACCATCATAAACGATTTCGACAAACTGCGGTTACATCACGACCTTGCAGGTGAAAAACCATGTATGATGCTAAGTGGTGATACTGGCTGTGGTAAATCGGCATTGATTAAACACTATTACGATAACAACCCACCGCACTTTGCTGATGGCCGGCGCAAAGTCCCCGTACTGCTGAGCCGCATACCGAGTAACCCATCAATTGAATCCACCTTAAAGCAGTTGCTGCACGACCTTGGACAGTTTGGTGCTAAATCTAGCAAACGACTTAAACATGGCAATGAAATAGCGCTGGCTGAAAGTTTAGTTGAGCAATTAAAGCGCTCGGGTACAGAGTTAATTATTATTGATGAGTTTCAAGAGCTTGTTGAAAACAACCTCGGTAAAAAGCGTCGAGACATTGCGAACCAGTTTAAATACATCAATGAAAAAGCGGGGATCTCCATTGTATTAGTCGGTATGCCTTGGATAGATCAAATAGCCGATGAGCCTCAGTGGTCATCACGTATTTTTATTCGCCGTTTTATTCCTTACTTTAAAATTTCAGAGAAAAAAGAGCTTCAACTATTTATTCGTGTTCTTAAAGGGTTTGCAAATCGACTGCCATTTTCAGACAAACCTCGTTTTGAGGATTTGGATATCGCATTATCACTTTTTGCCATTTCAAATGGTTGCCTTCGAAAGCTGAAAAACTTCTTAGACTCAGCACTTACTGAAGCGCTAATAAGCGATGCTGTAACACTAAACAAGCAATGTTTAAGTTCCGCGTTTAAGGCATGGCGGCCAGAACTCGACAATGTATTTGAGATGAATGTTAATGAAATTCAAGGCTGTGAGGTGGAACAGTATTCCACTTTTAAACCCGACGGGCCTCAAGATGAAGACCCATTTATAGATCCCCAGTTTTGTGAGAAAGTGCCGTTGGTGCAGTTGTTGAAGAAGTGA
- a CDS encoding Mu transposase C-terminal domain-containing protein, giving the protein MEFEDEFNFEEAPQKLAETAKAEEPNPQPRDLESLPKEVQAATLARLKYIKWLKQRLVGGWTQKNLAPLLAEMPEFQGQEKPKWRTVAGWHADYIKAEENIHALIPKHHRKGNRQARTDTDKFFELALTRYLTREMPSVASAYRYYCDQIVLENDQVLGGPLKPLTYKAFKNRIDNLPQYEVMVARYGKRLADIEYDKVMSHKRPTRVLERVEIDHTPLDLILLDDELDVPLGRPTLTLLIDVYSHCVVGFYLGFQSPGYDAVRRAISHAMKPKSYLKSTYPKVVNEWPCCGKIETLVVDNGAEFWSQSLELACEEVGINTSYNSVGKPWLKPFVEQFFKTINDMLLSPFPGKTFSNMLARHDYDSKKDAILRFKTFNMLFHKWIVDVYHQSADARFRYIPNEDWNKGFAALPPARLAEQDTDKLDVVMCMAKEKTLRKGGIKNLHINYDSDELSLYRKRYSPKKSIKVKVKINPDDLSYVYVYLDALEHYIKVPSIDSEGYTMGLSLIRHKIHLKFHRDYIQGKVDLLGLAKARQFIDERVKEEARQLKNVGSKSKVTGTKAIARAQGVDNTQVKSIAKTSETKQTESTPADTKPKKDDDNWDDFVSDLEAF; this is encoded by the coding sequence ATGGAGTTTGAAGACGAGTTTAACTTTGAGGAAGCACCACAAAAGTTAGCTGAAACCGCTAAAGCGGAAGAGCCTAACCCTCAACCTCGCGATTTAGAGTCACTGCCCAAGGAAGTACAGGCAGCTACGCTTGCACGACTTAAATATATCAAGTGGCTAAAACAACGCTTAGTAGGTGGTTGGACGCAGAAAAACTTAGCACCACTACTGGCTGAAATGCCTGAATTTCAAGGGCAAGAAAAACCAAAGTGGCGCACGGTTGCTGGGTGGCACGCGGACTATATTAAAGCCGAAGAAAACATTCATGCTTTGATCCCAAAGCATCATCGCAAGGGCAACCGCCAAGCCCGCACCGACACAGATAAATTCTTTGAGCTAGCTCTAACTCGTTATTTAACCAGAGAAATGCCGTCTGTTGCGTCAGCGTATCGATACTATTGCGATCAAATCGTTTTAGAGAATGACCAAGTGTTAGGTGGGCCACTAAAGCCACTCACTTATAAAGCGTTTAAAAACCGCATTGATAACTTGCCACAATATGAAGTGATGGTTGCGCGCTATGGCAAACGTTTAGCGGATATTGAATACGACAAAGTGATGAGCCATAAAAGGCCTACTAGAGTGCTTGAACGAGTCGAGATAGACCATACACCACTGGATCTCATTCTATTGGACGATGAACTTGATGTGCCATTGGGAAGACCTACCTTAACCTTGCTCATTGATGTTTATAGCCACTGCGTTGTTGGCTTTTACCTTGGTTTTCAGAGTCCTGGCTATGATGCTGTGCGCAGAGCGATTAGTCATGCGATGAAGCCTAAAAGCTATCTTAAAAGTACCTATCCAAAAGTCGTAAATGAATGGCCATGTTGTGGGAAGATAGAAACTTTAGTGGTTGATAATGGTGCCGAATTTTGGAGTCAGTCATTAGAGCTTGCATGTGAAGAAGTTGGTATCAATACTAGTTATAATTCAGTTGGTAAGCCTTGGTTGAAGCCTTTCGTAGAGCAATTCTTTAAAACAATCAACGATATGTTGCTTTCTCCATTTCCAGGTAAAACATTCTCAAATATGCTTGCTAGGCATGATTATGACTCAAAAAAAGATGCCATATTGCGTTTCAAAACCTTTAACATGCTATTTCATAAATGGATTGTTGATGTATATCATCAATCTGCTGATGCGAGGTTTAGATACATTCCCAATGAAGACTGGAACAAAGGGTTTGCTGCACTGCCTCCTGCACGGTTAGCGGAGCAAGATACAGACAAGCTTGATGTTGTTATGTGCATGGCGAAAGAGAAAACATTGCGCAAAGGGGGCATTAAGAATCTACATATTAACTACGACAGTGACGAACTCTCTTTATACCGCAAGCGATACAGCCCCAAAAAGAGCATAAAGGTTAAGGTAAAAATAAACCCAGATGACCTATCATATGTATACGTCTACTTAGACGCGCTAGAGCACTATATCAAAGTGCCAAGCATTGACTCAGAGGGCTACACAATGGGTTTGTCGCTGATCAGGCATAAAATACACCTTAAGTTTCACAGAGACTATATTCAAGGCAAAGTAGATCTACTGGGGCTTGCCAAGGCGCGGCAATTTATTGATGAGCGAGTGAAAGAAGAAGCGCGACAGCTTAAAAATGTAGGATCAAAAAGCAAAGTCACTGGCACTAAAGCAATTGCTAGGGCGCAGGGCGTAGATAATACTCAAGTCAAATCAATTGCTAAAACGTCTGAAACAAAGCAAACCGAATCAACTCCTGCTGACACTAAGCCTAAAAAAGACGACGATAACTGGGATGACTTTGTCTCAGATCTCGAGGCGTTTTAG